A region of Candidatus Defluviilinea gracilis DNA encodes the following proteins:
- the ubiG gene encoding bifunctional 2-polyprenyl-6-hydroxyphenol methylase/3-demethylubiquinol 3-O-methyltransferase UbiG, translating to MKSFDNVHQREIDRFDHFSSIWWDLKGEMGTLHIINPLRTKFIMEQLPANPKILDVGCGGGILSEALAKAGARVTGLDLSEASVEVAKRHAQSQNLQIDYRYESVQDVADREAGTFDGVACMEMLEHVPEPGKVVAACAKALKPGGQAFFSTINRTPKAFLFAIVMGEYVLRLLARGTHTYSMLIRPSELKQWNRESGLDFARLASLMYNPITRGWKVAPNKEDVNYMAHFIKSKSAK from the coding sequence ATGAAATCCTTTGACAATGTTCATCAACGGGAGATCGATCGGTTCGATCACTTCTCCAGTATTTGGTGGGACTTGAAAGGCGAGATGGGCACTTTGCACATCATCAACCCGCTGAGGACGAAGTTCATCATGGAGCAACTCCCCGCGAACCCGAAGATCCTCGACGTGGGATGCGGCGGGGGGATCCTCTCTGAGGCGTTGGCAAAGGCCGGCGCGCGGGTAACAGGCTTAGACTTGTCCGAAGCGTCCGTCGAGGTGGCGAAACGTCACGCGCAGAGTCAGAATCTCCAAATTGATTATCGCTACGAAAGCGTCCAGGATGTGGCGGATCGAGAGGCGGGGACGTTCGACGGCGTCGCTTGTATGGAAATGCTTGAGCATGTGCCGGAGCCGGGCAAAGTGGTGGCGGCATGCGCGAAGGCGCTCAAACCCGGCGGGCAGGCGTTCTTCTCCACGATCAACCGCACGCCCAAAGCGTTTCTGTTTGCCATCGTCATGGGCGAATATGTTCTGCGTCTGTTGGCGCGCGGCACGCATACCTACTCGATGTTGATCCGCCCGAGCGAACTCAAGCAGTGGAACCGCGAGTCGGGGCTTGATTTTGCGCGCCTCGCCAGCCTGATGTACAATCCCATCACGCGCGGCTGGAAGGTTGCGCCGAATAAAGAAGACGTGAACTACATGGCGCATTTTATTAAAAGCAAAAGCGCAAAGTAA
- a CDS encoding UbiA family prenyltransferase: MKRFFALSRTTHGVLDLAMPGFVALLWLGAFPPFWTIVLSLFTAFAAYTAIYALNDLVGIAVDKEKFAGGINAGYSVEASDLRYPLARNALSIRHGALWFAGWFVVAMIGAYVLNPFIVVILASAAILEVIYVLLLKVTYLRTFVSGLVKSSGPIAAIFVVDPNPDLSKVALVLIWIFVWEIGGQNIPADWNDTAEDKRVNAKTIPLHFGTRTAGVIVLFALALTVTFSLILPRVSPLTLGLPYLLASAFAGLILLLKPGFDLFRQQSEGRMAAMLFDRASFYPMAQLAIIVAFVIFL; this comes from the coding sequence ATGAAGCGATTCTTCGCGCTTTCGAGAACTACTCACGGAGTTTTAGACCTCGCCATGCCGGGCTTTGTTGCCTTGTTGTGGTTGGGCGCATTCCCGCCGTTCTGGACCATCGTCCTATCCCTCTTCACCGCCTTCGCGGCTTATACCGCGATCTATGCGCTCAACGACCTCGTTGGGATTGCCGTAGATAAAGAAAAATTCGCAGGCGGCATCAACGCCGGTTATTCGGTCGAGGCTTCCGATTTGCGCTATCCTCTCGCGCGAAACGCCCTCAGCATTCGCCATGGCGCGCTTTGGTTCGCGGGTTGGTTTGTCGTTGCGATGATCGGGGCGTATGTCCTCAATCCCTTTATCGTTGTCATTCTCGCCTCCGCCGCAATCCTCGAAGTGATCTATGTGCTGCTGCTCAAAGTCACGTATCTGCGCACCTTCGTCAGCGGACTCGTCAAATCCAGCGGACCCATCGCCGCCATCTTTGTGGTTGACCCGAACCCCGATCTCTCGAAAGTAGCGCTTGTCTTGATTTGGATTTTCGTATGGGAGATTGGCGGGCAGAACATCCCCGCCGATTGGAACGATACGGCGGAAGACAAACGAGTCAACGCCAAAACGATTCCGCTTCACTTTGGGACGCGGACCGCCGGCGTCATCGTCCTGTTTGCCCTCGCTCTTACCGTGACGTTCAGCCTGATCCTGCCGCGCGTCTCGCCGCTAACCCTCGGCTTGCCCTACCTGCTCGCCTCCGCCTTCGCCGGTCTCATCCTGCTCCTCAAACCCGGCTTCGACCTCTTCCGCCAACAAAGCGAAGGGCGCATGGCGGCAATGCTCTTCGACCGCGCCAGTTTTTATCCCATGGCGCAATTGGCGATCATTGTGGCGTTTGTGATCTTCTTGTAG
- a CDS encoding class I SAM-dependent methyltransferase, with translation MSNTNEEYIPALSYRFLTPFFDFIQKYIVRDTRYKSLLIQQANIQPGQAVLDLGCGTGTLAIMAKEAQPSAEVTGLDADSDMLKVARYKSGERKAHVKFDVGFTNKLPYPDASFDRVMSSIMIHHLKTPDKITTASEVFRVLKPGGQLHIIDFGKPRTWYGKLIGPFLHKFEEANDNIDGKLPEIFGAPGLKTEIVGHFLTFFGDLAFLKGVK, from the coding sequence ATGTCTAACACGAACGAAGAATACATCCCCGCGCTGAGTTATCGCTTTCTCACGCCGTTTTTCGATTTCATTCAAAAATATATCGTGCGCGATACGCGCTATAAATCGTTGTTGATCCAACAGGCGAACATTCAGCCCGGTCAAGCGGTTTTAGATTTGGGTTGCGGCACAGGGACGCTGGCGATCATGGCAAAGGAGGCGCAACCCAGCGCGGAGGTGACGGGTCTCGACGCCGACTCCGACATGCTGAAGGTGGCGCGCTACAAATCGGGGGAACGCAAAGCACATGTGAAGTTTGACGTCGGCTTCACCAACAAACTCCCCTACCCCGATGCGTCGTTTGACCGCGTGATGTCCAGCATTATGATCCATCACTTGAAAACGCCAGACAAAATAACGACCGCCAGCGAGGTCTTCCGTGTGTTGAAACCTGGCGGACAGTTACACATCATTGACTTTGGCAAGCCGCGCACGTGGTATGGAAAGTTGATCGGTCCGTTTTTGCACAAGTTCGAAGAAGCCAACGATAACATTGACGGAAAACTTCCTGAAATCTTCGGGGCGCCCGGGTTGAAGACGGAGATCGTCGGTCACTTTTTGACGTTCTTTGGAGATCTGGCGTTTTTGAAGGGCGTGAAGTGA
- a CDS encoding PAS domain S-box protein produces MSHSPFRRLQEAFIEPPQIAEDIALRHKSRLLNIFLLIMIVIFMGVDGYYLASIPGYQPPWYGYVFLVGSYVVNRAGFYRASALSILIMFPVVIFINIVSGTSSSPVTTIYYLIPGLILAGILLSLKLTILFAVVEAAILLSIPFAAPQSFADFESIIGPLSAFLISAVLVLVSISHRNRVEAERQEELRRSEERYRLISSVTSDYVFSNIQDEKGDIALNWVAGAFERISGYTVQEFNERGGWVATIYPDDIEKDARDMDKIRRGETVISELRTVHKDGSIRWVRNYAHPVLDSQQNTLIGIYGAVQDVTEQKQVQQEREDLIRELEAKNAELEQFAYTVSHDLKAPLITIKGFLGFLPEDARSGNVERLEGDLRRIGDATEKMRKLLDDLLELSRIGRLTNPPTVIALKALIDETLGLLQGRLAERKIRITIEDDLPFLYGDRSRLLEVLQNVFDNALKFMGDQSNPQIEIGGQKEPQNGFVTIFVRDNGIGIAPQYHEQIFGLFNRLNPKIDGTGVGLALAKRIVEFHGGRIWVESRVGEGATFYFTLPLADQASPASESPSS; encoded by the coding sequence ATGTCTCACTCTCCCTTTCGGCGACTGCAAGAAGCATTCATCGAACCTCCTCAGATCGCGGAGGATATTGCGCTCCGTCATAAGTCGCGCCTGCTGAATATCTTTCTATTGATCATGATCGTGATCTTTATGGGCGTGGATGGTTATTACCTCGCCTCTATCCCGGGTTACCAGCCTCCCTGGTATGGGTATGTTTTTCTGGTTGGGTCTTACGTTGTGAATCGCGCTGGTTTCTACCGCGCTTCGGCGTTGTCGATCCTCATTATGTTCCCGGTGGTCATCTTCATCAATATCGTTTCCGGCACGTCCTCATCTCCTGTGACAACCATCTATTATCTGATCCCAGGGCTGATCCTGGCTGGGATATTACTCTCGCTCAAACTAACTATTCTCTTTGCGGTCGTTGAGGCGGCAATCCTGCTTTCCATTCCCTTTGCCGCGCCGCAATCTTTTGCCGATTTTGAATCCATCATTGGGCCTCTCTCCGCTTTTCTCATCAGCGCTGTGCTGGTATTAGTTTCGATCAGCCACCGCAACAGGGTGGAAGCGGAGCGGCAAGAAGAACTGCGTAGAAGCGAAGAACGCTATCGTTTGATCTCGTCGGTCACCTCCGATTATGTGTTCTCCAACATACAGGACGAAAAGGGCGACATCGCGCTTAACTGGGTGGCGGGAGCGTTCGAGCGGATATCGGGCTATACGGTGCAAGAATTCAATGAGCGCGGCGGGTGGGTGGCTACGATCTACCCCGACGATATCGAGAAGGACGCGCGCGATATGGACAAAATTCGCAGGGGCGAAACGGTGATCTCAGAATTGCGGACCGTTCATAAAGACGGCTCGATCCGCTGGGTGAGAAATTATGCTCATCCTGTTTTGGATTCGCAACAAAATACATTGATCGGCATTTATGGCGCGGTTCAGGATGTCACCGAACAAAAGCAGGTTCAACAAGAACGCGAGGACTTGATCAGGGAATTGGAAGCCAAAAATGCCGAACTGGAGCAATTCGCCTACACGGTTTCGCATGACCTGAAAGCGCCGCTTATCACGATCAAAGGTTTCCTCGGTTTTCTCCCCGAAGACGCGCGCTCGGGAAATGTGGAGCGGCTTGAAGGCGATCTCCGGCGCATTGGCGATGCAACGGAGAAAATGCGCAAACTATTGGACGACCTTCTTGAGCTTTCAAGGATTGGGAGGCTGACGAATCCGCCCACTGTCATAGCGCTCAAAGCATTAATTGACGAAACTCTCGGCTTGCTCCAGGGTCGCCTGGCGGAAAGAAAAATCCGTATCACCATTGAGGATGATCTGCCTTTCCTCTATGGAGACCGGAGCCGCCTCTTGGAAGTTCTACAAAACGTATTCGACAACGCGTTGAAATTCATGGGCGATCAATCGAATCCGCAGATTGAAATAGGCGGGCAAAAGGAACCGCAGAATGGGTTTGTAACGATCTTTGTGCGCGATAACGGCATAGGCATTGCGCCGCAATATCATGAGCAGATCTTTGGCTTGTTCAACCGGTTGAATCCAAAGATCGACGGGACAGGCGTGGGCTTGGCGCTTGCCAAGAGGATCGTTGAATTTCATGGCGGCAGAATTTGGGTGGAGAGCCGGGTGGGCGAGGGCGCCACGTTTTACTTCACGCTTCCGCTGGCGGACCAAGCCAGCCCGGCGAGCGAATCGCCCTCATCCTGA
- a CDS encoding sugar phosphate isomerase/epimerase: MIKLSYSTFGLTNLDFLRAIEVVDKAGYPGVELSFHRDQFNPFNLTDDDLDAIKRKLDSLEVTAACMSTASHFFTPQRPHEPSLMTPDLAGRKRRIELVRRGVHVARRLGIPLVSFGSGFIRDEHVSNPSVNPRELLVDSIHQCLSSLRDDDNITLLIEPEPGMYIETLEQGMDLVDEIGSSRFQLHLDLNHNYCSETNYLEALGKAAPRAKFLHVSDSQEGYNLKLVKASDDLKMDLNFAKYLIYFPETADYLLVDPDHPIYFYDEPPGAKQKKLIEAILGSVNISVPPAFVDYNSLYAGQSPFESEIFVYLISVPGLTYDVLERARPIIIYLRSTKDTNGKLLMDKMVANTLTGIVHFHEIPGEGTMDFAATFKTLKDNGFSGYASVELYHHVASWEKALADSYKHLSKFV; this comes from the coding sequence ATGATCAAACTCAGTTACAGCACCTTTGGGTTAACCAACCTCGATTTTTTGCGCGCCATCGAAGTGGTGGACAAAGCGGGCTACCCCGGCGTGGAACTCTCGTTTCACCGCGACCAATTCAACCCGTTCAACCTGACCGACGACGATCTCGACGCGATCAAGCGGAAGCTCGACTCGCTGGAAGTGACCGCGGCTTGCATGTCCACCGCCTCGCATTTCTTCACGCCGCAGCGTCCGCACGAACCTTCGTTGATGACTCCCGATCTGGCGGGACGCAAACGCCGCATTGAGCTTGTCCGCAGGGGAGTGCATGTTGCCCGCAGGCTGGGCATACCGCTCGTCTCGTTTGGAAGCGGCTTCATCCGCGATGAGCATGTGAGCAACCCGTCTGTCAATCCGCGCGAGTTGCTGGTGGATAGTATCCATCAATGCCTTTCGTCGTTGCGCGACGACGACAACATCACATTGTTGATCGAGCCTGAGCCCGGCATGTACATCGAGACGCTCGAGCAGGGCATGGATCTCGTGGATGAGATCGGTTCATCGCGTTTCCAATTGCACCTCGATCTGAATCATAACTATTGCTCCGAGACGAACTATCTTGAGGCGCTGGGCAAAGCCGCGCCGCGCGCGAAGTTTTTGCACGTGTCCGATTCGCAGGAGGGTTATAACCTAAAGCTGGTGAAGGCGAGTGACGACCTCAAGATGGATTTGAACTTTGCCAAATACCTGATCTACTTCCCCGAGACAGCGGATTATCTTTTAGTTGACCCCGATCACCCGATTTATTTTTACGATGAGCCCCCCGGCGCAAAGCAAAAGAAACTGATCGAAGCGATTCTGGGATCGGTGAACATCTCCGTGCCGCCCGCTTTTGTGGATTACAACAGCCTGTATGCGGGGCAGTCTCCGTTTGAGAGCGAAATTTTCGTCTACCTCATTTCGGTTCCGGGCTTGACTTACGATGTGCTGGAACGCGCTCGCCCGATCATCATCTATTTGCGAAGCACGAAAGACACAAACGGAAAACTTCTGATGGATAAGATGGTCGCCAACACGTTGACGGGCATTGTCCACTTCCACGAGATCCCCGGCGAGGGGACGATGGATTTTGCCGCCACGTTCAAGACCCTCAAAGACAACGGCTTCTCCGGCTATGCCTCGGTGGAGTTGTATCACCATGTGGCGTCGTGGGAAAAAGCGCTCGCGGATAGTTACAAACATTTGTCAAAGTTTGTATAG
- a CDS encoding PAS domain S-box protein — protein sequence MNTSRFRKIFQPLFGTDRRNLTARLLHSMIWAVMIIGALILLFDLLEGKASFDARTSIIFGLLVEQFLLLLLLRLGYVNTATNIALLSLWGAMTYGAWYSDGVHDLAIYVYMLVILIAALLADWRIPIFIAAISIVAIWGMAIAELRGDLVPQIDSALGRARDLTAIFAFLVFLIFLLIKILRDDHEKTQEDFAGRLRAEKALREGEERFRSIFQSSPIAIVLTSLNEGRLLDANAAYWRLTGFIPSQALGRTSIELGIWEDESLRRKFVTKLREEKTIHNPVYEFFSAAGETKITDAYYELIDFDDKPAILSLFLDVTKQKQAQDALFQSERRMRAIFDAIPDMLFELQRDGTILRFVPSALFDPLMPPEEFLGKKVSEVLPPLAEQTAFAITRALESGQVNAFEYQMPQSGERKTFEARIISIDSDTVMAMIRDVSLVKWIATEREKLINELEAKNAELERFVYTVSHDLKSPLVTIVGFLGYLEEDLKRGDMEVLRKDVQRIYLAAYKMQDLLKDLLELSRVGRALNPPQMVSFGELVEEALELTEGSLQARGARTLIQPDLPVVYGDHQRLLELLQNLIDNAAKYMGDQVDPTIEIGQAGREGGKPILFVRDNGIGIAPEYHEKIFGLFNKLDPGADGTGVGLALAKRIVEFHDGRLWVESEAGKGATFYFTLPSQSESAR from the coding sequence GTGAACACCAGTCGCTTTCGAAAAATCTTTCAACCCCTCTTTGGAACCGATCGGCGGAATTTGACCGCGCGGTTGTTACATTCGATGATCTGGGCGGTGATGATCATCGGCGCGCTGATTCTTCTTTTCGATCTACTCGAGGGGAAAGCATCCTTCGACGCAAGAACGAGCATCATCTTCGGTTTGCTGGTCGAACAATTTCTTCTGCTCCTCCTTTTGAGATTGGGATATGTGAATACCGCCACCAACATCGCCTTGCTCTCGTTGTGGGGCGCGATGACCTACGGGGCATGGTATTCGGATGGCGTGCATGACTTGGCGATTTACGTATACATGCTCGTTATTCTCATTGCCGCCCTGTTGGCAGACTGGCGAATTCCCATTTTCATTGCCGCGATAAGCATCGTCGCGATTTGGGGCATGGCGATTGCCGAGTTGCGCGGAGATTTGGTCCCGCAGATCGATTCGGCGCTGGGTCGCGCGCGTGATCTGACCGCGATCTTTGCCTTCCTGGTTTTTCTCATCTTTTTATTGATCAAAATTCTGCGCGATGATCATGAAAAAACTCAAGAGGATTTTGCGGGCAGGTTGCGCGCGGAAAAAGCGTTGCGCGAAGGCGAGGAACGATTCCGCAGCATTTTTCAATCCAGCCCGATTGCGATCGTTCTGACCAGCCTCAACGAGGGACGGTTGCTCGACGCTAATGCGGCGTATTGGAGGTTAACCGGTTTTATTCCAAGCCAGGCGCTGGGGCGCACCTCTATTGAATTGGGGATTTGGGAGGATGAATCACTGCGGAGAAAATTCGTTACAAAACTGCGCGAGGAGAAAACAATCCACAACCCCGTCTACGAATTTTTTTCCGCCGCAGGCGAGACGAAGATCACAGACGCGTATTATGAGTTGATCGATTTCGATGACAAGCCCGCGATTCTCTCCTTGTTTCTGGATGTCACAAAACAAAAACAGGCTCAAGACGCCCTCTTTCAAAGCGAACGCCGCATGCGCGCCATATTCGACGCAATTCCCGATATGCTCTTCGAGTTACAGCGCGATGGAACGATTTTGCGATTTGTCCCATCCGCGTTGTTCGACCCATTGATGCCGCCTGAGGAATTCCTCGGTAAAAAAGTGTCGGAGGTGCTTCCGCCGCTCGCGGAACAGACGGCATTCGCCATAACTCGCGCGCTGGAATCGGGCCAGGTAAACGCGTTTGAATATCAGATGCCGCAAAGCGGGGAGCGCAAAACGTTCGAAGCCCGGATCATATCCATCGACTCCGATACCGTCATGGCGATGATCCGGGATGTGTCTCTCGTCAAATGGATAGCCACCGAACGTGAAAAACTGATCAACGAACTGGAGGCAAAAAATGCGGAACTCGAACGGTTTGTGTATACCGTCTCGCATGATTTAAAGTCTCCGTTGGTGACCATCGTAGGTTTTTTGGGCTATCTCGAAGAAGATCTCAAGCGCGGCGATATGGAAGTACTGCGGAAGGATGTCCAGCGCATTTACCTCGCCGCGTATAAAATGCAAGACTTGTTGAAAGACCTGCTGGAACTCTCGCGCGTTGGGAGGGCGCTGAATCCTCCACAGATGGTTTCATTCGGAGAACTTGTCGAAGAAGCGCTCGAATTGACCGAAGGAAGCCTGCAGGCGCGCGGCGCGCGAACTTTGATTCAGCCGGACCTGCCGGTTGTATATGGCGACCACCAGCGTTTATTGGAACTTTTGCAGAACCTGATTGACAATGCCGCCAAATATATGGGCGATCAGGTCGACCCGACGATTGAAATTGGGCAGGCTGGGCGCGAAGGCGGCAAGCCGATCCTGTTTGTCCGTGACAATGGAATCGGCATCGCGCCGGAATACCATGAAAAAATCTTTGGTTTGTTCAATAAACTAGACCCGGGCGCCGATGGGACCGGTGTGGGGCTGGCGCTCGCCAAACGAATTGTCGAATTCCACGACGGCAGATTGTGGGTCGAAAGCGAGGCGGGGAAAGGCGCCACGTTCTACTTTACGCTTCCCTCCCAGTCCGAGTCTGCGCGCTAA
- a CDS encoding sedoheptulose 7-phosphate cyclase — protein MTTRKVTYQHTIEYEVINTSGLFHPQNWALLSVGKIEDARRFVVVDANVEKYHGAAIRAYFDFHHVDARIVIFPGGEENKTLDHYLALAHELDLFPIHRRDEPIIAIGGGVLTDLVGFVAASHRRGVPYIKVPTTLMGYVDASIGIKTGFNFNGNKNRLGAFHAPQTVLLDKTLLKTLPRRHLLNGVCEIIKLAVVCDAELFDLLELHGAQSVASHFQNGESDVLLDRAITGMIKELEPNLFEAELARKVDFGHTFSYGLETRHEANLLHGEAVLLDILLSTLIARGRNLLTDSDAERIFRLTRELGFAFNASILDPSLLYSSLIERTYHRNGLQRVPMPHGIGGCTFLNDISATEIESAVKILEDWMTKEYEIL, from the coding sequence ATGACCACGCGCAAAGTCACCTATCAACACACAATCGAATACGAGGTGATCAACACCTCGGGCTTGTTCCACCCGCAAAATTGGGCGTTGCTTTCGGTCGGCAAGATCGAAGACGCGCGCCGCTTTGTGGTGGTGGACGCCAACGTGGAAAAATATCACGGCGCCGCCATCCGCGCGTATTTTGATTTTCATCATGTGGATGCGCGTATTGTTATCTTTCCCGGCGGCGAGGAAAACAAGACGCTGGATCACTACCTCGCCCTTGCGCATGAACTCGACCTTTTTCCGATTCATCGCCGCGACGAGCCGATCATTGCCATCGGCGGCGGCGTGCTCACCGACCTGGTGGGCTTCGTGGCGGCGAGTCATCGCCGCGGCGTGCCGTACATCAAAGTACCGACCACGTTGATGGGGTATGTGGACGCCTCCATCGGCATCAAGACCGGCTTTAACTTCAACGGCAACAAGAATCGCCTCGGCGCTTTTCATGCCCCTCAAACTGTTCTGCTCGACAAAACGCTTCTCAAAACCCTTCCGCGCCGTCACCTCCTCAACGGCGTGTGCGAGATCATCAAACTTGCCGTCGTCTGCGATGCCGAATTGTTCGACCTGCTTGAATTGCATGGAGCGCAAAGTGTGGCGTCGCATTTTCAAAATGGAGAAAGCGACGTCCTACTCGACCGCGCCATCACCGGCATGATCAAGGAGTTGGAGCCGAATCTTTTCGAGGCAGAACTTGCCCGCAAGGTGGATTTCGGTCACACCTTCAGCTACGGATTGGAGACGCGGCACGAGGCGAATTTGCTTCACGGCGAGGCAGTGTTGCTTGACATCCTCCTCTCCACGCTGATTGCGCGCGGACGCAACTTGTTGACGGATTCTGACGCAGAACGCATCTTCCGCTTGACGCGCGAGTTGGGCTTCGCTTTCAACGCCTCTATCCTCGACCCCAGCCTGCTTTACTCCTCGTTGATCGAACGCACGTATCATCGTAACGGACTACAGCGCGTTCCCATGCCGCATGGTATTGGCGGCTGTACTTTCCTCAACGATATTAGCGCGACTGAAATTGAATCTGCTGTAAAAATTTTGGAAGATTGGATGACCAAAGAATATGAAATCCTTTGA
- a CDS encoding prenyltransferase — translation MNINFAMWRKASWQLIKMDSKKEWDALDVVSKWLIATRSAVTLVTVYSCVIAGILAARDGYFSWIPFLIVTFGLFIAHGTNNLLNDYTDFSRGVDKDNYFRTQYGVHPLVQGFFTKAQQIRWFLASGFLATLAGVYVFLSTGFNTTVIGLFVFGAIALLAYTYPFKYWGLGEFTIFLIWGPIIIGGVYYVLALFSGHEIVMSNVWSAVLAGVPYGLGVASINIAKHIDKHDDDKAKGVGTFPVRVGEAFARRADQVAIVLIYVVIAYLVFVSRYFTPAMLIVFLASKDALNAIKVLNHPKPAQAPEQARAFWPVWFSGFAFQHNRQFGGYILLGLIIDALLRTYLPAFWVF, via the coding sequence ATGAACATCAACTTCGCCATGTGGCGCAAAGCCTCTTGGCAACTCATCAAAATGGACAGCAAAAAAGAATGGGACGCGCTCGACGTGGTCTCGAAATGGCTGATCGCCACGCGCTCGGCAGTGACGTTGGTCACCGTCTATTCCTGCGTGATCGCGGGCATCCTCGCCGCGCGCGACGGCTACTTCTCGTGGATTCCCTTCCTCATCGTGACCTTCGGCTTGTTCATCGCGCACGGCACAAACAACCTGCTCAACGATTACACCGATTTCTCACGCGGCGTGGACAAGGATAACTACTTCCGCACGCAATACGGCGTCCATCCGCTTGTGCAGGGATTCTTCACCAAGGCGCAACAGATCCGTTGGTTTTTGGCGAGCGGCTTTCTCGCAACGCTCGCAGGTGTGTACGTCTTTCTGAGCACAGGCTTCAACACAACCGTGATCGGATTATTCGTCTTCGGCGCGATTGCTCTGCTCGCGTACACCTATCCGTTCAAATATTGGGGACTTGGCGAATTTACGATCTTCCTCATTTGGGGTCCCATCATCATCGGCGGCGTGTATTATGTGCTGGCATTGTTCAGCGGACACGAGATCGTCATGTCCAATGTGTGGAGCGCGGTATTGGCGGGCGTGCCGTATGGTCTCGGCGTTGCGAGCATCAACATCGCCAAGCACATTGACAAACACGACGACGACAAAGCCAAAGGCGTCGGCACGTTCCCTGTCCGCGTGGGTGAGGCGTTCGCGCGACGCGCCGATCAAGTCGCCATCGTCCTCATCTATGTTGTCATCGCGTATCTCGTCTTCGTCTCGCGCTATTTCACCCCCGCCATGCTCATCGTCTTTCTCGCGTCCAAAGATGCGTTGAACGCAATCAAGGTTTTGAATCATCCCAAACCCGCGCAAGCCCCTGAACAAGCCCGCGCGTTCTGGCCCGTTTGGTTTTCGGGCTTCGCCTTCCAACACAATCGTCAATTCGGCGGCTACATTTTGCTCGGCTTGATCATTGATGCACTGCTCCGAACATATCTTCCAGCCTTTTGGGTCTTCTAA
- a CDS encoding S-ribosylhomocysteine lyase produces MINLEQLGWETATVGELDHRRLKAPHVKLRSAKPGAAGDVVYSVDLRINLPNSVFLSSTEMHSFEHFLLWGFQKYMPQNFISIGLMGCQTGFYLVLLNEGRSEAVMDVYEKILNDILVAAEVPYANIEQCGNYKNHSLEMAQALAQRVLDAKADWRQIV; encoded by the coding sequence ATGATCAACCTCGAACAACTCGGTTGGGAGACAGCCACCGTCGGCGAACTCGACCATCGCAGATTGAAAGCCCCGCACGTCAAACTGCGCTCTGCGAAACCGGGCGCGGCTGGCGACGTGGTCTATTCGGTGGATTTGCGGATCAACCTGCCGAATTCTGTTTTCCTCTCATCCACCGAAATGCACTCCTTTGAGCATTTCTTATTGTGGGGATTCCAAAAGTATATGCCGCAGAATTTCATCTCCATCGGTTTGATGGGATGCCAGACCGGCTTCTATCTGGTTTTGCTCAATGAAGGACGCTCCGAAGCCGTGATGGATGTGTACGAAAAAATATTAAATGATATCTTGGTTGCCGCCGAAGTCCCTTACGCCAACATCGAACAATGCGGCAATTATAAGAATCACAGCCTCGAGATGGCGCAGGCTCTCGCGCAAAGGGTGTTAGACGCGAAAGCAGACTGGCGTCAGATCGTGTAG